A DNA window from Centropristis striata isolate RG_2023a ecotype Rhode Island chromosome 10, C.striata_1.0, whole genome shotgun sequence contains the following coding sequences:
- the jam2b gene encoding junctional adhesion molecule 2b, which produces MNTVKMLALPLLITLLHSPLCLSVTVSSSKPKVEVHEHTDAVLSCEFRTEKDQNPRIEWKKKGKAVTFVYFNHKFTSSYAERAMMEGATLTIHSVTQKDSGEYRCEVTASEDHVNLGEATVTLNVLVPPHIPSCEVPSSVFVGSGLELLCKDKLSVPPATYRWYKDNRALTASVDTPYSVDTNKGTLKFRSVSKTDTGMYRCESSNSVGAPKSCVAQQLKVVEYPLNMTILIAGAAGFLALLLFCCICVCVCRRRGCCKKSKKTKSTKSYNPPPPPPPPIRNIKHYKQTQSFMI; this is translated from the exons ATGAACACCGTGAAGATGTTGGCGCTGCCTCTTCTCATCACTTTACTGCACA gtcctctctgtctgtcagtgaCAGTGAGCAGCAGTAAACCCAAAGTGGAGGTCCACGAGCACACAG ATGCTGTGCTGTCCTGTGAGTTCAGGACGGAGAAAGATCAGAACCCTCGAATCGAGtggaagaagaaaggaaaggCGGTGACGTTTGTCTACtttaatcacaaatttacaa GTTCTTATGCAGAACGAGCAATGATGGAGGGAGCGACTCTGACGATACACTCTGTGACTCAGAAAGACTCGGGGGAATACCGCTGCGAGGTGACTGCCAGCGAGGACCACGTCAACCTCGGAGAGGCGACTGTGACCCTCAATGTGCTCG TGCCTCCTCACATCCCGTCCTGCGAGGTGCCGAGCTCTGTGTTCGTGGGCTCCGGCCTGGAGCTTCTCTGTAAGGACAAACTCAGCGTGCCTCCTGCCACCTACCGCTGGTACAAAGACAACAGGGCTCTGACGGCATCAGTAGACACGCCATACAGCGTCGACACAAACAAGGGCACGCTG AAGTTTAGGAGTGTGTCCAAAACAGACACAGGGATGTACCGCTGTGAGTCCTCCAACAGCGTGGGGGCGCCCAAGAGCTGTGTGGCCCAGCAGCTGAAAGTTGTTGAAT ATCCTTTGAATATGACGATTTTGATAGCAGGTGCTGCAGGTTTTCTGGCGCTCCTCcttttctgctgcatctgtgtgtgcgtgtgccgACGCCGAGGCTGCTGCAAGA agagcaagaaaacaaaaag CACCAAGTCCTACaacccgcctcctcctcctcctcctcccatccgCAAC ATCAAACACTACAAACAAACTCAGTCCTTCATGATCTGA